The Nocardioides sp. S5 genome includes a window with the following:
- a CDS encoding dihydrolipoamide acetyltransferase family protein: MSEFLLPDVGEGLTEAEIVAWKVKVGDTIEINDVIVEIETAKSLVELPSPFEGTVLALLVDEGETVPVGTPIISVGAEGEAPAPEAPAAATTEQTESDPYLGMAEKAGAAEAAQTDLTEMDLSNPAASGSMEGASLVGRIKAERGPMRRARRGSASPSTDAGAQTQMQVQGAFSPGGAQSQDVLPADESPVPAVDQRPAPASAPAEALVPAAAQREPSDVRALAKPPVRKLAKDLGVDLSTLTGSGPSGSITRDDVHGAASGSAPAAASSGPAPMRTPSHDVGERETREPIKGVRKMMATAMSQSAFTSPHVTEWITVDVTATMQLVERLKARRDLQDVRISPLLVLSRAVILAMKRTPEINSWWDEAAQEVVYKHYVNLGIAAATPRGLVVPNVKDADSLSMTELAAALGELTATAREGKTQPAEMAGGTFTITNVGVFGVDAGTPIINPGESAILCFGAVNKRPWVDEVTGEIVVRDVTTLALSFDHRHIDGEKGSRFLADVAGILADPGTALLF, encoded by the coding sequence ATGTCCGAATTCCTCCTCCCCGACGTCGGCGAAGGTCTCACCGAGGCCGAGATCGTGGCCTGGAAGGTCAAGGTCGGCGACACCATCGAGATCAACGACGTGATCGTCGAGATCGAGACCGCCAAGTCGCTCGTCGAGCTGCCGTCGCCCTTCGAGGGCACCGTCCTGGCGCTGCTGGTCGACGAGGGCGAGACCGTCCCCGTCGGCACGCCGATCATCTCTGTCGGCGCCGAGGGTGAGGCTCCCGCGCCTGAAGCCCCGGCCGCGGCCACAACCGAGCAGACCGAGTCCGACCCCTACCTCGGCATGGCCGAGAAGGCCGGTGCGGCCGAGGCCGCCCAGACCGACCTGACGGAGATGGACCTGTCCAACCCGGCGGCCTCCGGCTCGATGGAGGGCGCGTCGCTCGTCGGCCGGATCAAGGCCGAGCGCGGCCCGATGCGCCGAGCACGACGCGGCTCGGCCTCGCCGAGCACCGACGCCGGTGCGCAGACGCAGATGCAGGTGCAGGGGGCGTTCTCGCCCGGCGGCGCGCAGTCGCAGGACGTGCTCCCTGCCGACGAGTCGCCGGTGCCGGCCGTCGACCAGCGCCCGGCCCCCGCATCCGCGCCCGCCGAGGCGCTCGTCCCGGCTGCGGCCCAGCGCGAGCCCAGCGACGTACGCGCCCTGGCGAAGCCGCCGGTGCGCAAGCTCGCCAAGGACCTCGGCGTCGACCTGTCCACCCTCACCGGCTCCGGGCCGTCGGGGTCGATCACCCGCGACGACGTCCACGGTGCGGCCTCCGGCTCGGCTCCCGCCGCTGCGTCATCCGGACCCGCACCCATGCGTACGCCTTCGCATGACGTCGGGGAGCGCGAGACCCGCGAGCCGATCAAGGGCGTGCGCAAGATGATGGCGACGGCGATGAGCCAGTCGGCCTTCACCAGCCCGCACGTCACCGAGTGGATCACCGTCGACGTCACCGCCACGATGCAGCTCGTCGAGCGGCTCAAGGCGCGGCGCGACCTCCAGGACGTCCGGATCAGCCCGCTGCTCGTGCTCTCGCGCGCGGTCATCCTGGCGATGAAGCGCACCCCGGAGATCAACTCCTGGTGGGACGAGGCCGCGCAGGAGGTCGTCTACAAGCACTACGTCAACCTCGGCATCGCGGCAGCGACCCCGCGCGGGCTCGTCGTGCCCAACGTCAAGGACGCCGACTCGCTGTCGATGACGGAGCTCGCCGCGGCGCTGGGCGAGCTCACCGCCACCGCTCGCGAGGGGAAGACGCAGCCGGCCGAGATGGCCGGCGGCACCTTCACGATCACCAACGTCGGCGTCTTCGGCGTCGACGCCGGCACCCCGATCATCAACCCAGGCGAGTCCGCGATCCTGTGCTTCGGCGCGGTCAACAAGCGGCCGTGGGTCGACGAGGTCACCGGCGAGATCGTGGTCCGCGACGTCACCACGCTGGCGCTGTCCTTCGACCACCGCCACATCGACGGGGAGAAGGGCTCGCGGTTCCTCGCCGACGTCGCCGGGATCCTCGCCGACCCGGGGACCGCGCTCCTCTTCTGA
- a CDS encoding alpha-ketoacid dehydrogenase subunit beta: MSANQKITLAKGLNMGLRKAMEADDKVLLMGEDVGKLGGVFRITDGLQKDFGEDRVIDSPLAESGIVGTAVGMALRGYRPVIEIQFDGFVYPAYDQIVCQVAKYTYRSQGKVKMPIVIRIPFGGGIGAVEHHSESPEAQFAHTPGLKVVACSNPVDGYWMIQQAIAHDDPVIFLEPKRQYHADKAELDDSATPEPLFTSRVVRSGTDATVLAYGPTVKTALKCAEAAESEGRSLEVIDLRTLSPLDMGPVFESVRRTGRCVITHEAHVNLGMGAEVAARITEQCFYSLEAPVLRVGAFDMPYPPSRIEEEYLPDLDRVLDAVDRTFAF; the protein is encoded by the coding sequence ATGAGTGCCAACCAGAAGATCACCCTCGCCAAGGGCCTCAACATGGGCCTGCGCAAGGCCATGGAGGCCGACGACAAGGTCCTGCTCATGGGTGAGGACGTCGGCAAGCTCGGCGGCGTCTTCCGCATCACCGACGGCCTGCAGAAGGACTTCGGCGAGGACCGCGTCATCGACTCACCCCTCGCGGAGTCCGGCATCGTCGGCACCGCGGTCGGCATGGCGCTGCGCGGCTACCGCCCGGTCATCGAGATCCAGTTCGACGGCTTCGTCTACCCCGCCTACGACCAGATCGTGTGCCAGGTCGCGAAGTACACCTACCGCTCGCAGGGCAAGGTGAAGATGCCGATCGTCATCCGCATCCCCTTCGGCGGCGGCATCGGTGCGGTCGAGCACCACTCGGAGAGCCCGGAGGCGCAGTTCGCGCACACCCCCGGCCTCAAGGTGGTCGCCTGCTCCAACCCGGTCGACGGCTACTGGATGATCCAGCAGGCCATCGCCCACGACGACCCGGTCATCTTCCTCGAGCCCAAGCGCCAGTACCACGCCGACAAGGCCGAGCTCGACGACTCCGCGACGCCCGAGCCGCTCTTCACCTCGCGCGTCGTGCGCTCCGGCACCGACGCGACCGTCCTGGCCTACGGCCCGACGGTGAAGACCGCGCTGAAGTGCGCGGAGGCCGCCGAGTCCGAGGGCCGCAGCCTCGAGGTCATCGACCTGCGCACGCTCTCGCCGCTCGACATGGGGCCGGTCTTCGAGTCCGTACGCCGCACCGGTCGCTGCGTGATCACCCACGAGGCGCACGTCAACCTCGGCATGGGAGCGGAGGTGGCGGCTCGGATCACCGAGCAGTGCTTCTACTCCCTCGAGGCGCCCGTGCTGCGCGTCGGCGCGTTCGACATGCCCTACCCGCCGTCGCGGATCGAGGAGGAGTACCTCCCCGACCTCGACCGCGTGCTCGACGCCGTCGACCGCACCTTCGCCTTCTGA
- the pdhA gene encoding pyruvate dehydrogenase (acetyl-transferring) E1 component subunit alpha, protein MSFGPDLAEVFGPSQTDGGPDLVQLLTPEGERVHHPEFDHDFSAEELRGLYRDMVLTRRIDVEATALQRHGELGIWAQLLGQEAAQIGAGRALRPQDYVFPTYREHGVAYCKGVDPLRLLGLFRGVDQGGWDPNENNFGLYTIVIGAQTLHATGYAMGMQRDGVVGTGDPDRDSAVIAHFGDGASSQGDVNEAFIFAASYNAPVVFFCQNNQWAISEPIERQTRIPLYQRALGFGFPGIRVDGNDVLATYAVTKAALQRARDGNGPSFVEAYTYRMGAHTTTDDPTRYRLNDELEHWKLKDPIERLKVYLRRNGLVDQEFFDDLDAEAKEMGHHLREGCKALPDPKPMDQFGYVFSEMTDEIREQRDGFAAYLASFEGSH, encoded by the coding sequence GTGAGTTTCGGCCCCGACCTTGCGGAGGTCTTCGGACCCTCCCAGACCGATGGTGGCCCCGACCTCGTCCAGCTTCTGACGCCCGAGGGTGAGCGCGTCCACCACCCCGAGTTCGACCACGACTTCTCCGCCGAGGAGCTGCGCGGTCTCTACCGCGACATGGTCCTGACGCGGCGCATCGACGTCGAGGCCACCGCCCTCCAGCGCCACGGCGAGCTCGGCATCTGGGCCCAGCTGCTCGGCCAGGAGGCCGCGCAGATCGGCGCCGGCCGCGCGCTGCGCCCCCAGGACTACGTCTTCCCGACCTACCGCGAGCACGGCGTCGCCTACTGCAAGGGCGTCGACCCGCTGCGGCTGCTCGGCCTGTTCCGCGGCGTCGACCAGGGCGGCTGGGACCCCAACGAGAACAACTTCGGTCTCTACACGATCGTCATCGGCGCCCAGACCCTGCACGCCACCGGCTACGCCATGGGCATGCAGCGTGACGGCGTCGTCGGCACCGGCGACCCCGACCGCGACTCGGCCGTCATCGCCCACTTCGGCGACGGCGCGTCCTCGCAGGGCGACGTCAACGAGGCGTTCATCTTCGCCGCCTCCTACAACGCCCCCGTCGTGTTCTTCTGCCAGAACAACCAGTGGGCCATCTCCGAGCCGATCGAGCGCCAGACCCGCATCCCGCTCTACCAGCGCGCGCTGGGCTTCGGGTTCCCGGGCATCCGCGTCGACGGCAACGACGTGCTGGCGACGTACGCCGTCACGAAGGCCGCGCTGCAGCGCGCCCGCGACGGCAACGGCCCGTCGTTCGTCGAGGCCTACACCTACCGCATGGGTGCGCACACCACGACCGACGACCCGACGCGCTACCGCCTCAACGACGAGCTCGAGCACTGGAAGCTCAAGGACCCGATCGAGCGGCTCAAGGTCTACCTCCGCCGCAACGGCCTGGTCGACCAGGAGTTCTTCGACGACCTCGACGCCGAGGCCAAGGAGATGGGTCACCACCTCCGTGAGGGGTGCAAGGCGCTGCCCGACCCCAAGCCGATGGACCAGTTCGGCTACGTCTTCAGCGAGATGACCGACGAGATCCGTGAGCAGCGCGACGGGTTCGCCGCCTACCTCGCGTCGTTCGAGGGGAGCCACTGA